A stretch of the Dechloromonas sp. TW-R-39-2 genome encodes the following:
- a CDS encoding diguanylate cyclase domain-containing protein produces MSNEFSHIDENVTTLARERGNVLFRLVELTRDWNALHGGVYVRVSEHTQPNPYLSHPQRDLETTDGVRLTMINPAYMTRQIAEIAEKANGVKYHITSLNPIRPANMPDAWEAEALRAFEAHSQREVLSLINLENGPVHRFMAPLLVKEACLQCHKKQGYQLGQVRGGISITMPAREVLEIRREQRQRTMLTYGAAGLIIGLLMHFAIWRSRRHFLRLHELTAGQENLIVERTQALSSANTQLIDEIAERRRNEALIAESEARYRSVIETSQDGILIMQAPTFEIVFANERAAAMLGLLPERLLGRPVIDFVFEPDRPMVAERLAQRLRGLPVSAAARCRFADPEAVRVRVCDVHIARIESDAGLLQWVVSVQDVTDRLASERALQISAAVMESATEGIVVTDVDNHIIQVNPAFTAISGYRPQEVLGKDPRLLGAGRHSDGFFKDMWARLASDGHWAGEVWNKRPDGTVYVVWLAISTIHGGALESGGRHVATFIDITQRKEMEELLRHKAHSDPLTNLPNRALFYDRLQMVQTQARRYGEQFGLLYLDLDYFKNVNDTLGHAAGDALLIEAARRLVLAVRDSDTVARLGGDEFAVILPKIAGRSEVEEVAQRIVLEMAREFHLEVDVARISASVGIALYPVHGEDLDVLKQHADMALYAVKRAGRNGYQVYLPGPALKVD; encoded by the coding sequence ATGTCGAACGAGTTCAGTCATATTGATGAAAATGTAACTACGCTGGCCCGTGAGCGCGGCAATGTGTTGTTTCGCCTGGTCGAGTTAACGCGGGACTGGAATGCGCTGCACGGCGGCGTGTATGTCCGGGTTTCCGAGCACACACAACCCAATCCTTATCTGTCGCACCCGCAGCGCGATCTGGAAACGACGGACGGGGTCCGGTTGACCATGATCAATCCGGCTTACATGACGCGCCAGATTGCAGAAATCGCCGAAAAGGCGAACGGGGTCAAATATCACATCACCAGCCTGAATCCGATCCGCCCGGCCAACATGCCGGACGCCTGGGAGGCGGAAGCGTTGCGGGCGTTCGAGGCACACAGCCAGCGCGAAGTGCTGTCCTTGATCAATCTTGAAAATGGTCCGGTGCATCGTTTCATGGCGCCGCTGCTGGTCAAGGAAGCCTGCTTGCAGTGCCACAAGAAACAGGGGTATCAGCTGGGTCAGGTGCGCGGCGGGATCAGCATCACCATGCCTGCCCGTGAGGTTCTTGAAATTCGCCGCGAGCAACGCCAGCGGACGATGCTGACTTACGGTGCTGCCGGATTGATCATCGGGCTCCTGATGCATTTTGCGATCTGGCGTTCGCGTCGCCATTTCCTGCGTCTGCACGAGTTGACCGCAGGACAGGAAAATTTGATCGTCGAACGTACGCAAGCGCTGTCCAGCGCGAATACCCAATTGATCGATGAAATTGCCGAACGCAGGCGCAATGAAGCGCTGATTGCCGAAAGCGAGGCGCGCTATCGTTCCGTGATCGAAACCAGCCAGGACGGCATCCTGATCATGCAGGCGCCGACCTTCGAGATCGTGTTTGCCAACGAACGCGCTGCGGCCATGCTTGGTTTGCTGCCGGAGCGCCTGCTTGGGCGGCCGGTGATCGATTTTGTCTTCGAGCCTGACCGGCCGATGGTGGCCGAACGTCTGGCCCAGCGGTTGCGCGGTTTGCCGGTTTCTGCTGCGGCCCGTTGTCGTTTTGCCGATCCGGAGGCTGTCCGGGTGCGGGTTTGCGATGTCCACATTGCCCGGATCGAAAGCGATGCCGGGTTGTTGCAATGGGTGGTCAGCGTGCAGGATGTGACGGACCGTCTGGCCAGCGAGCGTGCCCTGCAGATTTCTGCCGCGGTGATGGAAAGCGCAACGGAAGGGATTGTGGTCACCGATGTCGATAACCACATCATCCAGGTTAATCCGGCATTCACGGCCATTTCCGGTTACCGGCCGCAGGAGGTTCTTGGTAAGGATCCGCGCTTGCTCGGTGCCGGGCGGCATTCCGACGGGTTCTTCAAGGACATGTGGGCGCGGCTGGCGAGCGATGGCCACTGGGCCGGCGAAGTCTGGAACAAGCGTCCGGATGGCACGGTCTACGTCGTCTGGCTGGCAATTTCCACTATCCACGGTGGCGCGCTGGAAAGTGGCGGACGACATGTCGCGACCTTCATCGACATTACCCAGCGCAAGGAAATGGAAGAGTTGCTACGCCACAAGGCGCACAGCGACCCGCTGACTAATCTGCCAAATCGGGCGCTGTTCTACGATCGCCTGCAAATGGTCCAGACCCAGGCTCGCCGCTATGGCGAACAGTTCGGTCTGCTTTATCTTGACCTGGATTACTTCAAGAATGTGAATGACACGCTCGGCCATGCTGCCGGTGATGCCCTGTTGATCGAAGCGGCGCGACGCCTGGTCCTGGCGGTGCGCGATTCGGATACCGTGGCACGTCTGGGCGGCGACGAGTTTGCCGTCATCCTGCCGAAGATCGCGGGCCGAAGCGAAGTGGAGGAAGTGGCGCAGCGGATCGTGCTCGAAATGGCCCGGGAATTTCATCTGGAAGTCGATGTGGCACGTATCTCTGCCAGTGTCGGCATCGCCCTTTATCCGGTGCATGGCGAAGATCTGGATGTGCTCAAGCAGCATGCCGACATGGCGCTCTACGCCGTCAAGCGGGCCGGCCGGAATGGCTATCAGGTTTATCTGCCGGGGCCGGCGCTGAAAGTCGACTGA
- a CDS encoding sensor domain-containing diguanylate cyclase — MIDLPASALYAVVDSLEAGVVILDHEQRVLYWNQWFATRCGQTAAAASGHLLNEALAGIANNRLQQAVAQAIRHRLPALLSPALHGAILPLYQTEQDRRRERRIQQLIHIIPLRDDPRAACLIQISDVTANISRERLLRQQTDMLRRSTTQDEVTGLPNRRTFDAALAQEFDKARKAGRPLALLVGDLDQFSHFNAVHSRDIGDACLKQVGELFSGTLRPVGGLAARYGGDEFALVLPGYNEDNACQLAGKICRQVDALQIAHPDTAPTPFLSLSIGVAVMTPTEDADTDTLLSSADVALYQAKHEGRNRAVYFSVEDGSFRACE; from the coding sequence ATGATCGATTTGCCGGCCAGCGCCCTGTACGCCGTTGTCGACAGCCTTGAAGCGGGCGTCGTCATCCTCGACCATGAACAGCGCGTGCTTTACTGGAATCAGTGGTTTGCCACCCGCTGCGGCCAGACAGCCGCCGCCGCAAGCGGCCATTTACTGAACGAGGCACTTGCTGGTATCGCCAACAACCGGCTGCAGCAAGCCGTCGCCCAGGCAATCCGTCACCGCCTGCCGGCCCTGCTCTCTCCGGCCCTGCACGGCGCCATTCTGCCGCTTTATCAGACCGAACAGGATCGGCGGCGGGAACGCCGGATCCAGCAACTGATCCATATCATCCCGCTGCGGGACGACCCCAGGGCGGCATGCCTGATCCAGATCAGCGACGTCACGGCCAATATTTCACGCGAGCGCCTGCTGCGCCAGCAAACCGACATGCTGCGCCGAAGCACCACCCAGGACGAAGTCACCGGTTTGCCCAATCGCCGCACCTTCGATGCGGCACTTGCCCAGGAGTTCGACAAAGCCAGGAAAGCCGGCCGACCACTTGCCCTGCTGGTCGGCGACCTTGATCAGTTCAGTCACTTCAATGCGGTACACAGCCGCGACATTGGTGATGCCTGCCTGAAACAGGTCGGCGAACTGTTTTCCGGCACATTGCGGCCGGTCGGCGGGCTGGCGGCACGCTACGGTGGCGATGAATTTGCCTTGGTCCTGCCGGGCTACAACGAAGACAATGCCTGTCAGCTGGCCGGCAAGATTTGCCGACAAGTCGATGCGCTGCAGATTGCCCACCCGGACACGGCGCCGACCCCATTCCTCAGTCTCAGCATCGGTGTCGCCGTGATGACCCCGACCGAAGATGCCGACACCGACACCTTGCTCTCATCGGCCGATGTTGCGCTCTACCAGGCCAAACACGAAGGTCGCAACCGCGCGGTTTATTTCTCGGTAGAAGACGGCAGTTTCCGCGCCTGCGAGTAG
- a CDS encoding chemotaxis protein CheC produces MTELSELQCDALGEIFNIGVGRAASSLSQIVNDEVLLSAPGVMVVPREKAAEILLGTEFRQFSTVSQTFSGPFDAEAMLVFPESNALEIVRLMVGPHMSVEELSEFEQEAMCEVGNIILNACMSSLADLLHISFDSTLPLHRFGDTNSIEILEGDEDHMVVLLQVDMKISQQCIQGHILFLLSVTSMANLLSCLTQYLRDQGLA; encoded by the coding sequence ATGACCGAGCTGAGCGAACTGCAGTGCGATGCACTGGGTGAAATTTTCAATATCGGCGTCGGCCGTGCCGCCTCAAGCCTGAGCCAGATCGTCAATGACGAAGTGCTGCTCAGCGCGCCGGGCGTCATGGTGGTGCCGCGTGAAAAAGCTGCCGAAATTCTGCTCGGCACGGAGTTCCGCCAGTTCAGCACAGTCAGCCAGACATTCAGCGGCCCGTTCGATGCGGAAGCGATGCTCGTCTTCCCCGAATCGAACGCCCTGGAAATCGTCCGCCTGATGGTCGGGCCGCACATGTCGGTCGAGGAGCTGTCCGAGTTCGAACAGGAAGCCATGTGCGAAGTCGGCAACATCATTCTCAATGCCTGCATGAGCTCGCTGGCCGACCTGCTGCACATCAGTTTTGACAGCACCTTGCCCCTGCACCGTTTCGGCGACACCAACTCGATCGAAATCCTGGAGGGCGACGAAGATCACATGGTCGTCCTGCTCCAGGTCGACATGAAAATCAGTCAGCAATGCATACAGGGACACATCCTGTTTCTGCTCAGCGTGACGTCGATGGCCAATCTGCTGTCCTGCCTGACCCAATACCTGCGAGACCAGGGACTGGCATGA
- a CDS encoding response regulator transcription factor: MNIENPPLLLIVDDSRMSRMLIRAIIADSRPNWRIIEAVNGDEAIALANETPPDFVSMDVNMPGISGLEAAGRIRIRHPDARITLCTANIQESTREAASRAGVHFVAKPITAQSVADAIAFFES; the protein is encoded by the coding sequence ATGAACATCGAAAATCCCCCGCTGCTTCTGATCGTCGACGACAGCCGCATGTCACGCATGCTGATCAGGGCCATCATTGCCGACAGTCGCCCGAACTGGCGAATCATCGAAGCGGTCAACGGTGACGAAGCCATCGCACTGGCCAACGAAACCCCGCCCGACTTTGTCAGCATGGATGTCAACATGCCCGGCATCAGCGGGCTTGAAGCGGCTGGACGCATCCGCATCCGTCATCCGGATGCCCGGATTACGCTATGTACAGCCAACATTCAGGAAAGCACCCGCGAAGCAGCCAGCCGAGCCGGCGTACACTTCGTCGCCAAGCCGATCACGGCGCAATCGGTGGCTGACGCCATCGCGTTTTTCGAGTCTTGA
- a CDS encoding ATP-binding protein: MGRLFWKFFLFVWLAQMVGVVATGTLFWLEHQHHDARPDAPHRERMPPPHLPPPNDFRPPPPPEHRGPIIPYIHIAAGLFASLLCAAGLAWYIAKPIRHLREAFEAAAEGNLDLRIGQSMGRRRDELADLGQGFDRMSDHVRALMEGQKRLLHDVSHELRSPIARLHAAIGLARQQPARIDDSLLRIEREGERMNRLVGELLTLSRLEAGVGTHIDTLDLADLLGDLIEDTRFEATARHIAVDCPTLPDFTLRANAELLHRAIENVLRNGLRFSPEGGTLRIETRILENRHCLIAITDQGPGVPDDQLEAIFTPFFRGTNPGEGYGLGLAIARRVLAAVNGQITAKNTPTGGLRVEITIPPGL; the protein is encoded by the coding sequence ATGGGCCGTCTTTTCTGGAAATTCTTCCTGTTCGTCTGGCTGGCCCAGATGGTCGGCGTCGTCGCCACCGGCACCCTGTTCTGGCTTGAACATCAGCACCACGATGCCCGACCGGACGCCCCGCACCGGGAGCGCATGCCGCCCCCTCACCTGCCGCCTCCGAACGACTTCAGGCCGCCTCCGCCCCCCGAACATCGCGGCCCGATCATTCCTTACATCCACATCGCCGCCGGACTATTCGCCAGCCTGCTCTGTGCCGCCGGTCTCGCCTGGTACATCGCCAAGCCGATCCGCCACCTGCGCGAAGCCTTCGAAGCGGCGGCCGAGGGCAATCTGGATCTCAGGATCGGGCAAAGCATGGGGCGCAGAAGAGACGAACTGGCCGACCTCGGCCAAGGCTTTGATCGCATGAGCGACCACGTGCGCGCCCTGATGGAGGGACAAAAACGACTGCTGCACGACGTCTCGCACGAATTGCGTTCGCCGATCGCCCGACTGCACGCTGCCATCGGACTGGCCCGCCAGCAACCCGCCCGGATTGACGACAGCCTGCTGCGTATCGAACGCGAAGGCGAGCGGATGAACCGACTGGTCGGCGAACTGCTGACGCTTTCACGCCTGGAAGCCGGTGTCGGTACGCATATCGACACGCTGGACCTGGCCGACCTGCTGGGTGACTTGATTGAAGACACGCGTTTTGAAGCCACCGCCCGACATATCGCGGTCGACTGCCCGACACTGCCCGATTTCACCTTGCGCGCCAACGCCGAACTACTCCACCGGGCGATTGAAAACGTCCTGCGCAACGGCTTACGATTTTCGCCAGAGGGCGGCACCCTGCGCATCGAAACCCGCATCCTGGAAAACCGCCATTGCCTGATCGCCATCACCGACCAGGGGCCAGGCGTCCCCGATGATCAACTGGAAGCCATCTTTACCCCGTTTTTCCGCGGCACCAATCCCGGTGAAGGCTATGGACTGGGCCTGGCCATCGCCCGCCGCGTCCTCGCTGCGGTCAACGGCCAGATAACGGCCAAAAACACGCCAACAGGCGGCTTGCGCGTCGAAATTACCATCCCGCCAGGTCTCTGA
- a CDS encoding response regulator transcription factor, translating to MTAVLLIDDDVELAEMLGDYLAQDGFTVTTEHDGESGVQAALSGNYAIAVLDVMMPRLSGIEVLRQIRAASTMPILMLTARGDDMDRIVGLELGADDYVPKPCLPRELAARLRAILRRSTAPGESSSTPLVFGALCVRPEQRRVEWNGESVELTGTEYNLLETLARHAGRPVSKEELSEQALGRALSRFDRSIDVHLSSIRQKLGRLADGRSCIQTVYRQGYQLIRE from the coding sequence ATGACAGCAGTTTTGCTGATTGACGATGATGTCGAACTGGCCGAAATGCTCGGTGACTACCTGGCTCAGGATGGCTTTACCGTCACCACCGAGCATGACGGCGAAAGCGGCGTTCAGGCAGCACTGAGTGGCAACTATGCGATTGCCGTGCTCGACGTGATGATGCCCCGCCTTTCGGGGATCGAAGTCCTGCGTCAAATCCGGGCGGCCAGCACGATGCCCATCCTGATGCTGACAGCTCGCGGCGACGACATGGACCGTATCGTCGGGCTTGAGCTCGGCGCCGACGATTACGTCCCCAAGCCCTGCCTGCCCCGCGAACTGGCCGCCCGGCTGCGCGCCATTCTCAGGCGCAGCACCGCCCCCGGCGAAAGCAGCAGCACCCCACTGGTTTTTGGCGCCCTCTGCGTCCGCCCCGAGCAACGGCGCGTCGAATGGAACGGAGAGTCCGTCGAGCTGACCGGCACTGAATACAATTTGCTCGAAACACTCGCCCGCCACGCCGGCCGACCGGTCAGCAAGGAAGAACTTTCCGAACAAGCCTTGGGCCGCGCCTTGAGTCGTTTCGATCGCAGCATCGACGTCCATCTCTCCAGCATCCGTCAGAAACTCGGCCGACTGGCGGATGGCCGTTCATGCATCCAGACGGTTTATCGCCAGGGCTACCAACTGATCCGCGAATAA
- a CDS encoding Spy/CpxP family protein refolding chaperone has product MRPDASHSTGEPMKSRLFIAALLAASFSVHAQPSAPVDQPCMAKMGRHEHAASGPGGALPPFLHGMKLSERQQDQVFELMHAQVPAMRQQEKQLRKSLDALRQLALDERFNETRAQALAQSAASSQTEMALLKVQLDRKVLALLSADQRKQLAAKIASRPDLPL; this is encoded by the coding sequence TTGCGGCCGGACGCATCCCATTCAACAGGAGAGCCCATGAAATCCCGTCTTTTTATTGCTGCGTTGCTTGCTGCTTCCTTTTCTGTTCACGCCCAGCCATCTGCTCCGGTCGACCAGCCCTGCATGGCAAAAATGGGCCGACATGAACATGCTGCCAGTGGGCCGGGGGGCGCACTGCCTCCGTTCCTGCATGGCATGAAACTCAGTGAACGGCAGCAGGATCAGGTTTTTGAACTCATGCACGCCCAGGTGCCGGCCATGCGTCAGCAGGAAAAACAGCTGCGGAAATCTCTCGATGCCCTCCGCCAGCTGGCGCTCGATGAGCGATTCAACGAAACACGAGCCCAGGCGCTGGCGCAGTCCGCGGCTAGCTCGCAAACTGAAATGGCGTTGTTGAAGGTTCAGCTGGATCGAAAGGTGCTCGCTTTATTGAGCGCAGATCAGCGTAAACAGCTGGCGGCAAAAATTGCCAGCCGTCCGGATTTGCCGCTTTAA
- a CDS encoding EF-hand domain-containing protein gives MIGGIGNASQMSSRLFSALDTKSQGYLEKSDFVSAFSKISNSSNSSSSSSTSVDDVFSALDSDSDGKVTESEFASTLSKLQEELDGQFNQMRMQGQGGHGGPQGMGGMPPPPPQGNDAGFTKDELSSQLEEIGSSDSQRSSLISKVVDNFEAADTDQDGKVSFSEAMAYDQSTQQTGTSDSSDTSSASTSAAASSSASNSDAQIMLKIMQLMHAYGNPAHSGENSAVSSLLSVTA, from the coding sequence ATGATCGGTGGCATCGGTAATGCATCACAAATGAGTAGTCGGCTGTTCTCGGCACTCGATACGAAAAGTCAGGGCTATCTCGAGAAAAGCGACTTTGTTTCGGCTTTCAGCAAGATTTCGAATAGCAGCAATAGCAGCAGTTCCAGTAGCACCAGTGTTGACGACGTTTTCTCCGCGCTGGATAGCGACAGCGATGGCAAGGTCACCGAAAGCGAATTTGCCAGTACCTTGTCCAAGCTGCAGGAAGAACTCGATGGACAGTTCAACCAGATGCGCATGCAGGGCCAGGGGGGGCATGGCGGTCCGCAAGGCATGGGTGGCATGCCTCCGCCGCCACCGCAGGGCAATGATGCTGGATTTACCAAGGATGAACTGAGTAGCCAGCTTGAAGAGATCGGCTCGTCCGATTCGCAGCGTTCAAGCCTGATTTCGAAAGTGGTCGATAATTTCGAGGCTGCCGATACGGATCAGGATGGCAAGGTCAGCTTCAGCGAGGCCATGGCATACGACCAGTCTACGCAGCAAACGGGAACGAGCGATTCCTCCGACACGTCGTCGGCCAGCACCTCGGCCGCAGCGAGCAGCAGCGCGAGCAATAGCGATGCTCAGATCATGCTCAAGATCATGCAGTTGATGCACGCCTACGGTAATCCCGCCCACTCAGGCGAGAACTCGGCCGTTTCCAGCTTGCTCTCGGTGACCGCCTGA